One region of Candidatus Binatus sp. genomic DNA includes:
- a CDS encoding acyl-CoA dehydrogenase family protein has protein sequence MDFNIPADITAYLAELDAFIEKEIKPLERENDNIRFFDHRREWARTDFERDGLPRHEWEALLGEMHRRADKAGHYRYALPREYGGRDGTNLAMAIIREYLAAKGLGLHNDLQNESSIVGNLPTVLMFRDFGNEQQKKEFIPKLLDGSMRIAFGLTEPRHGSDATWMETRGVRDGDQWRITGAKMWNTGLHVATHDFVFARTSGKDGSPRGITCFIVPTKSAGFKIEEYLWTFNMPTDHPRVSLTDVAVPADSMLGDPENGLAVAQHFVHENRIRQAASSLGAAQYCINESVKYAKGRKPFGKALASNQAIQWPLVELHTEAEMIRNLIHKTAWQMDQMSKPEVALKLSDKVAMCNYRANRLVCEAADRAMQVHGAIGYSRHKPFEHIYRHHRRYRITEGSEEIQMRRVAQYLFGFFKDRKQAEE, from the coding sequence GTGGACTTTAATATTCCCGCCGATATCACCGCCTACCTGGCCGAGCTGGATGCGTTCATCGAAAAAGAGATCAAGCCGCTCGAACGCGAGAACGACAACATCCGTTTTTTCGATCATCGCCGCGAATGGGCGCGCACCGACTTCGAACGCGACGGACTGCCGCGCCATGAGTGGGAAGCGTTGCTGGGCGAGATGCACCGGCGCGCCGACAAGGCGGGGCACTATCGCTACGCGCTGCCTCGGGAATACGGCGGCCGGGACGGCACCAACCTCGCGATGGCGATCATCCGCGAGTACCTGGCGGCCAAGGGACTCGGGCTGCACAACGATTTGCAGAACGAAAGTTCGATCGTCGGCAATCTGCCGACGGTGCTGATGTTTCGCGACTTCGGCAACGAGCAGCAGAAAAAGGAATTTATCCCCAAGCTGCTGGACGGTTCGATGCGCATCGCGTTCGGACTCACCGAACCCAGGCACGGTTCCGACGCGACCTGGATGGAGACGCGCGGAGTTCGCGACGGCGATCAATGGCGAATCACCGGCGCCAAGATGTGGAATACCGGGCTGCACGTCGCCACGCATGATTTCGTGTTCGCGCGGACCAGCGGCAAAGACGGCAGCCCGCGCGGCATCACTTGCTTCATCGTTCCAACCAAAAGCGCAGGCTTCAAGATCGAAGAGTATTTGTGGACGTTCAACATGCCCACCGATCACCCGCGCGTCTCGCTGACCGACGTCGCGGTGCCGGCCGACTCGATGCTTGGCGATCCGGAAAACGGGCTGGCGGTGGCGCAGCATTTCGTCCACGAGAATCGGATTCGCCAGGCGGCGAGTTCGCTGGGAGCGGCGCAATATTGCATCAACGAGAGCGTGAAATACGCCAAGGGCCGCAAGCCGTTCGGAAAAGCGCTGGCGAGCAACCAGGCGATTCAATGGCCGCTGGTCGAGTTGCACACCGAAGCCGAAATGATCCGCAACCTCATCCACAAGACCGCGTGGCAGATGGATCAAATGTCGAAGCCCGAGGTCGCGCTCAAACTGTCCGACAAGGTCGCCATGTGCAACTACCGGGCGAACCGACTGGTGTGCGAAGCGGCGGACCGCGCGATGCAGGTGCATGGCGCGATCGGGTACTCGCGGCATAAGCCGTTCGAGCACATTTACCGGCATCACCGGCGCTATCGCATCACGGAGGGATCGGAGGAAATCCAGATGCGGCGCGTGGCGCAATATCTATTCGGATTTTTCAAAGACAGAAAGCAGGCCGAAGAATGA
- a CDS encoding MFS transporter, giving the protein MRAQASAMQAAPPNSPLQPPKLAPWIARPRRYLAALFAMLMSATIFEGYDITIFHLATPEIARTFHLADPAIGLMATIVRLGGMLSFFVVILADRYGRKPIISTTVLCYTIFTLFTALSTGVKSFTIFQSTSQIFLAAEFGVAVTMISEEFPDATRGRAIAALHMVAFLGVTAAALTYAIMAESRWGWRGMYLLGIAPLVMIFFLRRGLRETARFNALERARAAAGKARPEFWTSIRNSLAPFAGPYRARLLIMAGLWNSIGLIGGPTVTYFSLYARRDRHWTSHQVAAAIILAYAMGTAGSLLSGFMMDRLGRKFTTSFFYLMAAAAMYVLFTSDSYGAVLAGEVVTMFAYQAARTATSALSTELFPTSIRATGYGLCVQVIGQICWMLSPVVIGLLSGRLGGLGNAASLFAAGPILGVVIVLWFVPETRGKTLEELSPSAGETP; this is encoded by the coding sequence TTGCGCGCGCAAGCATCCGCGATGCAGGCCGCTCCTCCAAACAGCCCGTTACAACCACCGAAATTAGCCCCGTGGATCGCGCGGCCGCGCCGCTACCTGGCGGCGCTGTTCGCGATGCTGATGTCGGCAACGATTTTCGAAGGCTACGACATCACGATCTTCCACCTGGCGACGCCCGAAATCGCGCGGACCTTTCACCTGGCCGACCCGGCGATCGGGCTGATGGCGACGATCGTGCGGCTGGGCGGGATGCTGTCGTTCTTCGTGGTAATCCTCGCCGATCGTTACGGGCGAAAGCCGATCATCTCCACGACCGTACTTTGTTACACGATTTTCACTTTGTTCACGGCGCTTTCGACCGGGGTGAAGTCGTTCACGATTTTTCAAAGCACCTCGCAGATATTTCTCGCGGCCGAGTTCGGGGTTGCGGTCACGATGATCAGCGAGGAGTTTCCCGACGCCACCCGCGGGCGCGCGATCGCGGCGCTGCACATGGTTGCGTTTCTCGGGGTGACTGCCGCCGCGCTTACCTACGCGATCATGGCGGAGTCGCGATGGGGATGGCGCGGCATGTACCTGCTCGGGATCGCGCCGCTGGTGATGATCTTTTTTTTGAGGCGCGGACTGCGCGAGACTGCGCGCTTCAATGCGCTCGAGCGGGCGCGGGCTGCGGCCGGCAAGGCGCGTCCCGAATTCTGGACGTCGATTCGCAATTCCCTGGCGCCGTTTGCCGGTCCGTATCGCGCGCGCCTGCTAATCATGGCCGGGTTGTGGAACTCGATCGGATTGATCGGCGGCCCGACGGTCACCTACTTCAGCCTTTACGCGCGCCGCGATCGTCATTGGACATCGCACCAGGTCGCTGCGGCGATAATCCTCGCCTATGCGATGGGCACGGCCGGCAGCCTGTTGAGCGGATTTATGATGGACCGGCTGGGACGAAAGTTTACCACCAGTTTCTTCTACCTGATGGCGGCGGCGGCGATGTACGTGCTGTTCACCAGCGACAGTTACGGCGCGGTCCTGGCGGGCGAAGTCGTCACGATGTTTGCGTATCAAGCGGCGCGCACTGCGACTTCGGCGCTCTCGACCGAGTTGTTTCCGACCTCGATTCGAGCAACCGGATATGGCCTGTGCGTGCAAGTGATCGGGCAGATCTGCTGGATGCTGTCGCCGGTCGTTATCGGGCTGCTCTCGGGGCGGCTCGGCGGTTTGGGCAACGCGGCGTCACTCTTTGCAGCCGGCCCGATCCTTGGCGTCGTGATCGTGCTGTGGTTCGTCCCCGAGACTCGCGGCAAGACATTGGAAGAACTCTCGCCGAGCGCCGGAGAGACGCCTTGA
- a CDS encoding choice-of-anchor D domain-containing protein: protein MTERSLWGLILGVALVAAISGTNVIGHAAATPSRLRSAQRGISVRALEPGFTGTLLYRNDNFRTGRNLAESMLTPATVTASKFGLQFTDAVDGQVYAQPLYVPAVQIPSQGTHNVVYVATEFDSVYAFDADAAGPALWHTSFIDPADGITPVPASDLGCGDLTPWIGITATPVIDHDTGTLYVVSKVKLGPDSYQQQLHALDITTGHEQAHSPVTIEATVAGTGAASVGGQISFDPLYHQDRPALTLANGVVYLSFASHCDFGPYHGWILGYDETTLAQVVVYNTTPNGSEGGIWQSGCGPGVDTNGDLIAITGNGTFDVRASRVDYGDSYLRLSPGGGTLSVSDFFTPSNQLTLDENDLDLDSGGNLLLPDQPGPNPHLMVSAGKQGTLYVVNRDDMGGFNASPVPDQIVQELASEVGGMFSTPAYWQGTVKSGLQNMIYTIGVSDQPKMFVVASGLIQTPPASIAGTFTFGFPGASPVISANGTTGGILWAINSSAYGSSGPAILYAFDATNLNTELYDSNQFSSDDPGPAVKFTVPTVANGAVYMGTQTQLAVFGLFPDGRPTPTPTITATPTATPTPTATITATPTVTATPTASPTPVAATLDASPKSISFPSEVAGHRGKPSKIKVVNHATAMPVSLGQPAVSSGFAVTSSNCPGDLQPGASCTIEVAFSPAAKGKQLGLLQVNSNAEFGSHSVNLKGHGVAPKMKAHPQSLSFSQVPVDTVSSSQSVTLVNLSPAPISFTTAPAATPPFNVSASTCATIAPNGATCTISVEFAPHERGKFEGTLELQDNAAHSPQHIKLFGRSK, encoded by the coding sequence ACACTCCTATACCGCAACGATAATTTCCGCACCGGGCGAAACCTTGCGGAGAGCATGCTTACTCCGGCGACGGTCACCGCGTCGAAGTTTGGCTTGCAGTTCACCGACGCTGTTGACGGGCAGGTTTATGCGCAGCCGCTCTATGTGCCGGCGGTGCAGATCCCGAGCCAGGGAACGCACAACGTCGTGTACGTCGCGACGGAATTCGACAGTGTGTACGCATTTGACGCGGACGCGGCGGGTCCTGCGCTCTGGCATACAAGCTTCATCGATCCGGCGGATGGAATTACCCCGGTGCCGGCGTCCGATCTCGGATGCGGCGACCTTACCCCCTGGATTGGGATCACCGCTACGCCCGTGATCGACCACGATACGGGAACCCTCTACGTCGTCTCCAAGGTCAAGCTGGGCCCGGACAGTTATCAGCAGCAACTTCACGCGCTTGATATCACGACCGGCCATGAGCAGGCGCACAGCCCGGTAACGATTGAGGCGACGGTGGCAGGAACCGGAGCGGCCAGCGTTGGCGGGCAAATTTCTTTCGACCCGCTCTATCACCAGGATCGCCCGGCGCTGACGCTCGCGAACGGCGTGGTTTATCTGAGCTTCGCGTCGCATTGCGACTTTGGGCCGTACCACGGATGGATTCTCGGCTATGACGAGACGACATTGGCGCAGGTAGTTGTGTACAACACTACCCCCAACGGCTCCGAAGGCGGCATCTGGCAATCCGGATGCGGTCCCGGCGTCGATACCAACGGTGATTTGATCGCGATCACCGGCAACGGAACTTTCGATGTTCGCGCGTCCCGAGTCGATTACGGCGACAGCTATCTCAGGTTGTCGCCCGGCGGCGGAACATTGTCCGTCAGCGATTTCTTTACGCCGTCCAACCAGCTAACGCTCGATGAAAACGACCTTGACCTGGACTCGGGTGGCAACCTGTTGCTGCCTGATCAGCCCGGGCCAAATCCTCATCTGATGGTCAGCGCCGGCAAGCAAGGCACGCTTTATGTTGTCAATCGCGACGACATGGGTGGATTCAATGCCTCACCCGTTCCCGACCAGATAGTGCAGGAACTGGCCAGCGAAGTCGGCGGAATGTTCAGCACGCCCGCCTACTGGCAGGGAACGGTCAAGAGCGGTCTGCAGAACATGATCTACACGATTGGTGTCTCCGACCAGCCGAAGATGTTCGTCGTCGCTAGTGGGCTGATCCAGACACCGCCCGCATCGATCGCGGGAACCTTCACCTTTGGATTCCCTGGCGCGTCGCCGGTTATCTCCGCCAATGGCACAACCGGCGGCATCCTGTGGGCGATCAACAGTTCGGCATATGGTTCAAGTGGCCCTGCGATTCTCTATGCGTTCGATGCGACCAACCTGAATACTGAGCTATACGACAGCAACCAGTTCAGCTCGGATGACCCCGGACCGGCAGTGAAGTTTACCGTTCCGACGGTAGCCAATGGCGCGGTTTATATGGGAACGCAGACCCAACTCGCTGTGTTCGGATTGTTCCCCGATGGAAGACCGACGCCGACCCCGACCATCACAGCCACGCCTACTGCGACGCCAACGCCGACCGCGACCATCACAGCCACGCCCACTGTGACGGCGACGCCGACCGCCTCTCCGACTCCGGTTGCGGCGACGCTGGACGCCAGCCCCAAGTCAATTTCGTTCCCGAGCGAGGTCGCGGGCCACCGGGGCAAGCCGTCGAAGATAAAGGTTGTCAACCACGCTACCGCCATGCCAGTGAGCTTGGGGCAGCCGGCAGTGAGTAGCGGATTTGCCGTGACCTCGAGCAATTGCCCGGGAGACCTGCAACCCGGCGCCTCGTGCACGATCGAAGTCGCATTCTCTCCAGCCGCGAAAGGCAAACAGCTTGGGCTGCTGCAGGTGAACAGCAACGCCGAGTTCGGATCGCACTCAGTCAACCTGAAGGGCCACGGCGTCGCACCGAAGATGAAGGCGCATCCACAATCGCTAAGCTTCAGCCAAGTGCCGGTTGACACCGTAAGTTCCTCTCAGAGCGTTACCCTGGTCAATCTCAGCCCGGCGCCGATCTCGTTCACGACGGCTCCTGCAGCCACTCCGCCATTCAACGTGAGCGCCAGCACGTGCGCCACAATAGCGCCGAACGGCGCAACCTGCACAATCTCCGTCGAGTTCGCTCCACACGAGCGGGGCAAGTTCGAGGGCACACTCGAACTACAAGACAATGCGGCCCATAGCCCGCAACACATCAAACTCTTCGGCAGGTCGAAATAG